From a region of the Roseivirga sp. 4D4 genome:
- a CDS encoding peptidylprolyl isomerase, which produces MKSLCTLLIGLFFSLTTYGFQSDSIIVAKVNDYEISASELLYAFKKNRDQNDELHIDSLKKYLNNYIDFKLKVQAARKEGYDTLQNYKAELQGYISQIRKPYLENPEAEEKLIKEIHSRKQVEINASHLLIKLGPNASPKDTLKAYKFIDSLRLTIESQEQFESLARRFSQDGAAQNGGKLGWFSAMDMVGPFENAAYNTNTNEVSQVVKTQFGYHILFVNQKRPSKGSLKTSHIFFSNRGRSEDDAQKLAESIYDSLKNGADWNTMARRYSDDNRTKMNGGQLPWARIKQLPDEFYDIAYSIKNVNGISKPSKTSFGWHIVKLNDQRPIGDLSEERTGIEQQLKRSGRNTLNNNQLIEKLKTENNFQQDEQSLNASLLAISKGSLNDETKESVLFILGEQLFKVKDFVQSLPSQKITLNNTIVRSLYSEFERKSIIAYEDSITPIKYPDYGYLLKEYEEGLLLFEIMQNEVWNKALEDSLGAKQYYQDHLGQYKTEERIVVSIVNCDNALLLERLKKSISEEESLEKAVQSTFTKEEQTLLKIVKRTIKASEINKFGSTELKSGSWIEKPDESKYYFLEEIIPRGFFAYEEIKGRILSDYQDHLEAQWIKELRMQSHIKIYNKALKKIVKN; this is translated from the coding sequence ATGAAAAGTCTCTGCACTTTGCTGATTGGATTGTTCTTTTCACTTACTACCTACGGGTTTCAATCCGACTCCATCATCGTTGCAAAGGTCAATGACTATGAGATCAGCGCTTCGGAACTTTTATACGCCTTCAAAAAGAACCGCGATCAGAACGATGAGTTGCATATTGATTCCTTAAAAAAGTACCTAAACAATTACATTGATTTTAAACTCAAAGTACAGGCTGCTCGAAAAGAGGGCTACGATACACTCCAAAACTATAAGGCTGAATTACAAGGTTATATAAGCCAAATCCGAAAACCTTATTTAGAAAACCCTGAAGCTGAAGAGAAACTCATCAAGGAAATTCACAGCAGAAAGCAGGTCGAGATTAATGCTTCACATTTGCTCATAAAACTTGGACCGAATGCCAGTCCGAAAGATACTTTAAAGGCTTATAAATTTATAGACAGTTTACGCCTAACCATTGAAAGCCAGGAACAATTTGAATCCTTGGCCAGAAGATTTTCTCAAGATGGGGCCGCCCAAAACGGAGGTAAGCTCGGTTGGTTTAGTGCCATGGATATGGTCGGCCCATTTGAAAATGCTGCTTACAACACCAACACCAATGAAGTATCACAAGTCGTGAAGACTCAATTTGGATACCATATTCTCTTTGTGAATCAAAAAAGGCCTTCTAAGGGAAGCCTTAAAACATCTCACATCTTCTTCAGCAATCGTGGGCGAAGTGAAGATGATGCGCAAAAGTTAGCCGAATCAATTTATGACTCCTTAAAAAATGGAGCAGATTGGAATACAATGGCCAGAAGATATTCTGATGACAATCGCACCAAAATGAATGGTGGGCAACTCCCCTGGGCAAGAATCAAACAGCTTCCTGATGAATTTTATGACATTGCCTATAGCATCAAAAATGTAAATGGAATCTCAAAGCCCTCAAAAACAAGTTTCGGTTGGCACATTGTAAAGCTGAATGATCAAAGGCCCATCGGAGACCTTTCCGAAGAGCGGACAGGCATCGAACAGCAGTTAAAACGATCGGGAAGAAACACCTTAAACAACAATCAGCTGATCGAAAAGCTTAAAACAGAAAACAATTTTCAACAGGATGAACAATCCTTGAATGCATCGTTGCTCGCGATAAGTAAGGGGAGTTTAAATGATGAGACTAAGGAAAGTGTGCTTTTCATTTTGGGTGAGCAGCTTTTCAAGGTTAAAGACTTTGTGCAAAGCCTTCCCTCCCAAAAGATTACCTTGAATAACACTATAGTAAGATCTCTCTATTCCGAATTTGAAAGGAAGAGTATCATTGCCTATGAAGATTCCATTACACCGATAAAATACCCTGATTACGGTTATTTGTTGAAAGAATATGAGGAGGGTCTCTTACTTTTTGAGATCATGCAGAATGAGGTTTGGAATAAGGCCCTTGAAGACTCTCTCGGTGCCAAGCAATATTATCAAGACCACCTTGGGCAATACAAAACTGAAGAGCGTATTGTAGTAAGCATTGTGAATTGTGATAATGCATTGCTCCTTGAAAGGCTTAAAAAATCCATCAGTGAAGAAGAATCCCTTGAGAAGGCTGTCCAATCAACCTTTACCAAAGAAGAACAAACGCTGTTAAAAATTGTAAAAAGAACAATTAAGGCATCTGAAATCAATAAATTTGGCTCAACAGAATTAAAATCAGGCAGTTGGATTGAAAAACCTGATGAATCCAAGTACTACTTTTTAGAAGAAATTATTCCTAGAGGTTTTTTTGCTTACGAGGAGATCAAAGGACGAATTCTTTCTGATTATCAAGACCATTTGGAAGCACAATGGATAAAGGAATTACGTATGCAGAGCCATATTAAGATTTATAATAAGGCACTGAAAAAGATAGTAAAAAATTGA
- a CDS encoding peptidyl-prolyl cis-trans isomerase: MKLRYLFILAILTSSLSCEYFASSEQGSVDNSKALVASVGNSFLFESDIANLVSPQTNREDSILIVEQFVRNWVKKELLVKEANSSVKINQSEIEKKVSDYRYTLLSYEYQKQMIQQSLDTAVSTEEIENYYEENRENFALRQNIFRGRYLKISNDAPKKNDIRRWIKSSRPQDLESLKSYAFQFADNYSLEDSTWIKFDDIIKNSPLSTVSNKVQFLRRNRYVEEADSVYLYLLKIQEYKISEEASPLEFVQEEIRNIILNKRKVALAKGLENDIYERAKENEDYKIYY, from the coding sequence TTGAAACTGAGGTACCTGTTCATATTGGCCATACTGACGAGCTCACTTTCTTGTGAGTACTTTGCATCTTCTGAGCAAGGAAGTGTTGACAATAGCAAAGCATTAGTCGCAAGTGTGGGTAATTCATTCCTCTTTGAATCAGATATTGCAAATTTAGTCTCGCCTCAAACTAATAGAGAAGATAGTATCCTCATTGTGGAGCAATTTGTGAGGAATTGGGTCAAAAAGGAATTGCTCGTAAAAGAAGCGAACAGCAGTGTGAAGATTAACCAGTCAGAGATAGAAAAAAAAGTGTCGGACTATCGGTATACGCTACTATCATATGAATATCAAAAACAGATGATTCAGCAGTCACTTGATACAGCGGTCAGCACTGAGGAAATCGAAAACTACTACGAAGAGAACCGAGAAAATTTCGCTCTCCGTCAAAATATATTTAGGGGTCGATATCTTAAAATATCAAATGACGCTCCCAAAAAAAATGATATCAGACGTTGGATAAAATCTAGTCGTCCACAAGATTTAGAGTCGCTTAAGTCCTATGCTTTTCAGTTTGCAGATAATTATTCATTAGAAGATTCTACATGGATCAAGTTTGACGATATAATAAAGAATTCTCCACTTTCTACGGTCTCAAATAAAGTACAATTTCTTCGTAGAAACAGGTATGTGGAAGAAGCGGATTCTGTCTATCTTTACCTGCTCAAAATTCAGGAATACAAAATTTCAGAGGAAGCTTCACCGTTAGAGTTTGTGCAAGAGGAGATTCGGAACATAATTCTTAACAAAAGAAAAGTGGCGTTGGCAAAGGGTTTGGAGAATGATATTTATGAACGTGCGAAGGAAAATGAAGACTACAAGATTTATTATTAA
- a CDS encoding peptidylprolyl isomerase — protein MKTTRFIIKAILILAIFIPAVSFAQEGQVVDKIIAKVDDKIILKSELESAYIQFLTSPQAQSFQGDAKCVLLQSFVESKVMLIMSEIDSVVVDDSRLDYEIRSRSQQIIQRFGSEDAIQQAYGKTLDQIMDELKPSIEEQIRVEQQENNILADVKVTPKEVRKFYNRFPTDSLPLYSMEYEIGVIVKEPDVSEAEKERVREKLLAIRERAINGESFEILATFNSEGPSARDGGNLGFASRGTMDPAYEAGALGLKPGEISMPVESAFGFHLIQLVEKRGNEYSTRHILMTPKPNEDDLKKASDILIDLRNKILTDSISFEQAAQLVSDDESTKVNGGFYADQFGSLRIPASSLEPELFFEIDKMKEGDISDPQVIQVGSDKQVVRIIYYKKKLPPHRANLTDDYEKLKAATTQMKKSLKRAEYLEEKMQEVYLEIDPVFNRCGIIKNQ, from the coding sequence ATGAAGACTACAAGATTTATTATTAAAGCCATTCTGATTTTGGCCATTTTTATTCCGGCCGTTTCTTTTGCTCAAGAAGGACAGGTAGTGGACAAGATCATTGCCAAGGTTGATGATAAAATTATCCTGAAGAGCGAATTAGAATCGGCATACATTCAATTTCTTACTAGTCCACAGGCTCAAAGCTTTCAAGGAGATGCCAAATGTGTATTACTTCAAAGTTTTGTAGAGAGTAAGGTCATGCTGATCATGTCAGAAATAGATTCTGTAGTGGTGGATGACTCTAGACTTGACTATGAGATAAGAAGTAGAAGTCAGCAGATAATCCAACGCTTTGGCTCGGAAGATGCCATTCAGCAAGCCTACGGTAAAACACTGGACCAAATAATGGATGAGTTAAAACCTTCAATTGAAGAGCAAATCCGAGTTGAGCAGCAAGAAAATAATATTCTAGCCGATGTCAAAGTCACTCCAAAAGAGGTTAGAAAGTTCTATAATCGATTTCCGACAGACAGTCTTCCCCTCTATTCTATGGAATACGAGATTGGTGTTATTGTAAAAGAACCAGACGTCAGTGAAGCAGAAAAAGAACGGGTTAGAGAAAAACTACTAGCCATAAGAGAAAGAGCTATTAATGGAGAGAGTTTTGAAATACTAGCAACTTTCAATTCGGAAGGTCCTTCAGCCAGAGATGGAGGAAATCTGGGCTTCGCCTCAAGAGGTACCATGGACCCAGCCTATGAAGCTGGTGCCTTAGGTTTAAAACCAGGCGAAATTTCGATGCCAGTCGAATCAGCTTTTGGTTTCCATTTGATACAGTTGGTAGAAAAAAGAGGAAACGAGTATTCAACTCGTCATATTCTGATGACTCCCAAACCTAATGAGGATGACTTAAAGAAGGCATCAGATATTTTAATAGACCTTCGAAACAAAATTTTAACCGACAGCATAAGTTTTGAGCAAGCAGCGCAACTTGTGTCAGATGATGAGAGTACAAAGGTAAATGGTGGCTTTTATGCAGATCAATTTGGTTCGCTTCGGATTCCTGCAAGTTCGCTTGAACCCGAGTTGTTCTTTGAGATTGACAAAATGAAGGAAGGTGATATATCTGATCCACAAGTTATTCAGGTAGGTTCAGATAAGCAGGTGGTTCGAATCATTTATTACAAGAAAAAATTACCTCCTCATAGAGCAAACTTGACTGATGACTATGAGAAGCTAAAAGCCGCAACTACACAAATGAAGAAGTCTCTCAAACGTGCCGAATATCTAGAGGAGAAAATGCAAGAAGTATATCTTGAGATAGATCCAGTTTTTAATCGTTGCGGCATTATCAAGAACCAATAA
- a CDS encoding AAA family ATPase, translated as MSENTSDVALADKFFEDFKRLKAEISKVIIGQDEVVNLLLTSIFCKGHSLLVGVPGLAKTLLIQTISSALDLSFKRIQFTPDLMPSDILGAETIDKDRNFKFIKGPIFANIILADEINRTPPKTQAALLESMQEYSVTVAGQHFDLDKPFFVLATQNPIEQEGTYPLPEAQLDRFLFNITLEYPTFQSEVDIVKNTTSDVENVVNHILDGEAVMNYQHLVRRVPIADNVVEYAVGLVHKTRIASNMAPSTTQEYIEWGAGPRASQNLVIAAKCNALVNGKYSPDIEDVQAVAKPILRHRIIRNFKAEAEGITIDKLIEDLL; from the coding sequence ATGAGTGAAAACACGTCTGATGTCGCATTAGCCGACAAGTTCTTTGAAGATTTTAAACGTCTCAAAGCAGAAATTTCAAAAGTGATCATTGGCCAGGATGAAGTAGTTAACCTACTTCTGACTTCAATCTTTTGTAAAGGCCACAGTTTGCTTGTAGGTGTACCCGGGCTAGCAAAAACACTTCTGATCCAGACGATTTCCTCTGCCTTAGATTTAAGCTTTAAAAGGATTCAGTTTACTCCTGACCTAATGCCTTCCGACATTCTTGGTGCAGAGACAATAGACAAAGACAGAAATTTTAAATTTATCAAAGGACCCATTTTCGCTAATATCATCTTGGCAGATGAAATCAACCGAACTCCCCCTAAGACACAGGCGGCATTACTTGAGTCCATGCAGGAGTATTCTGTTACGGTAGCGGGTCAGCATTTTGATTTAGACAAGCCGTTCTTCGTATTGGCCACACAAAACCCAATAGAGCAGGAAGGTACATACCCTCTTCCTGAAGCACAACTAGATAGATTCTTGTTCAACATCACATTAGAATACCCAACATTTCAATCTGAAGTCGATATAGTTAAAAACACTACCTCAGATGTCGAGAATGTGGTTAACCATATCTTAGACGGGGAGGCAGTAATGAATTATCAGCACTTGGTAAGAAGAGTGCCGATCGCGGATAATGTGGTTGAGTATGCAGTTGGCTTGGTTCATAAGACTCGAATAGCTAGCAATATGGCTCCTTCTACGACCCAGGAATATATCGAATGGGGTGCAGGACCCAGAGCCTCTCAAAACTTGGTAATCGCAGCGAAATGCAATGCACTTGTTAACGGAAAGTATTCACCTGATATTGAAGATGTCCAAGCGGTAGCCAAACCAATTCTAAGACATAGAATTATCAGAAACTTTAAGGCTGAAGCTGAAGGCATTACAATCGATAAGTTGATTGAAGACCTTCTTTAA
- a CDS encoding 3-hydroxyacyl-CoA dehydrogenase NAD-binding domain-containing protein, whose amino-acid sequence MKLEDISRIAVVGAGTMGQGIAQISGLAGYDVVLYDLNADVLKIAQNNISKNLDKGIDRGKLTHEDKEKTLKRITFSDNKDLLVADFIIEAIIEKLDVKKELFETLESINSEKTILASNTSSIPITRIAAGLKFPERFVGMHFFNPAHIMKLVEVISGVATDETIANTTAELARKLGKTPVMAADAPGFIVNRVARHFYVEGLKVLEEGVSDVKGIDRLVESSGFRMGPFRLMDLIGVDTNYSVTESMFNAFHQDAKFRPSRIQQQKVDGGHHGRKSGRGFYTYD is encoded by the coding sequence ATGAAACTTGAAGACATATCAAGAATTGCAGTAGTTGGGGCCGGGACAATGGGGCAAGGGATTGCTCAAATTTCTGGCTTGGCAGGTTATGACGTGGTGCTTTATGATCTGAATGCTGACGTTTTGAAGATTGCTCAGAACAACATTTCGAAGAACCTGGATAAAGGAATTGACAGAGGCAAGCTGACTCACGAAGACAAAGAAAAGACTCTAAAACGAATCACGTTTTCTGATAATAAGGACCTTTTAGTTGCTGATTTTATCATTGAAGCCATAATAGAGAAGCTAGATGTAAAGAAGGAGTTGTTTGAAACTTTAGAATCCATAAATAGTGAGAAGACCATCTTGGCCTCAAACACTTCATCAATACCCATCACCAGAATTGCTGCAGGCTTAAAATTCCCAGAACGCTTTGTTGGAATGCATTTCTTCAATCCTGCACATATCATGAAGCTTGTGGAAGTGATATCTGGCGTTGCGACTGACGAGACTATCGCAAATACTACAGCCGAACTGGCAAGAAAACTAGGGAAGACTCCTGTAATGGCGGCTGACGCACCTGGGTTTATTGTAAACCGCGTTGCCAGACATTTTTATGTCGAAGGGCTAAAGGTCTTGGAAGAAGGGGTTAGTGATGTCAAGGGGATTGATCGATTGGTCGAATCTTCTGGTTTTCGAATGGGACCGTTTAGATTGATGGATTTAATCGGAGTTGATACTAACTACTCTGTGACAGAGTCTATGTTTAATGCCTTCCATCAAGATGCCAAGTTTAGGCCATCGCGTATCCAACAACAGAAAGTTGATGGTGGACATCATGGGAGGAAATCAGGTAGAGGTTTTTATACCTATGATTAA
- a CDS encoding phenylalanine--tRNA ligase subunit alpha: MSDRFKELAEEIKSFSVSNDEQLESYRLRFIGRKNIIGDLFAQMRDVPNEEKKAFGQSVNELKNLAQEKFQELINGLNSREAEEEDHPDLTLPPVDNEFGSIHPLTATRQRFIQIFERIGFNVSSGPEIEDDWHNFTALNFPENHPAREMQDTFFIEKNPDIALRTHTSSVQIRVMENEKPPIRTLSPGRVFRNEAISARAHCVFHQMEGLYIDKNVSFADLKQTLYHFVKEMFTKDTKIRFRPSYFPFTEPSAEIDISCQICHGDGCNICKYTGWVEIGGSGMVDPNVLKNCGIDPEEYSGFAFGMGIERITMLRYGIKDLRLFTENDVRFLKQFNSL, from the coding sequence ATGTCCGATAGATTCAAGGAGTTAGCCGAAGAGATTAAGAGTTTTAGTGTATCGAATGATGAGCAGCTAGAAAGCTATAGATTAAGGTTTATAGGAAGAAAGAATATCATAGGCGACCTCTTTGCTCAAATGAGAGATGTTCCTAATGAGGAAAAGAAAGCTTTTGGACAATCGGTGAATGAATTAAAGAACCTGGCTCAGGAAAAATTCCAAGAGTTGATTAATGGTTTGAATTCAAGAGAGGCTGAGGAAGAGGATCATCCTGACTTGACTTTGCCTCCTGTAGATAATGAGTTTGGGTCTATCCATCCCTTGACGGCCACTCGACAACGATTTATTCAGATTTTTGAGCGCATTGGGTTCAATGTTTCTTCAGGGCCGGAAATAGAGGATGACTGGCATAATTTCACTGCCTTAAACTTCCCTGAGAATCATCCGGCACGAGAAATGCAGGATACCTTCTTTATTGAGAAGAATCCGGATATTGCCTTAAGGACACATACTTCTAGTGTACAGATCCGTGTTATGGAGAACGAAAAACCTCCGATCAGAACATTATCACCAGGGCGTGTCTTTAGAAATGAGGCCATTTCGGCTAGAGCCCATTGCGTCTTCCATCAAATGGAAGGTCTATATATAGACAAGAATGTGTCCTTTGCTGATTTGAAGCAGACGCTTTATCACTTCGTGAAGGAGATGTTTACTAAGGACACTAAGATACGTTTCAGGCCTTCTTATTTTCCATTTACTGAACCGAGTGCTGAGATTGATATTTCTTGTCAGATTTGTCATGGGGATGGATGTAATATTTGTAAGTATACAGGCTGGGTTGAGATTGGCGGTTCTGGAATGGTAGATCCGAATGTCCTCAAAAATTGTGGTATCGACCCTGAAGAGTACTCTGGGTTTGCCTTTGGAATGGGCATTGAAAGAATAACCATGTTGAGGTATGGTATCAAAGACCTTAGGCTTTTTACCGAAAATGATGTGAGGTTCTTAAAACAGTTTAACTCTCTTTAA
- the galE gene encoding UDP-glucose 4-epimerase GalE, which yields MKNILVTGGAGYIGSHVIVRLHEEGYNPIILDDFSNSEKSVLNGLHKITGKNFKLYEGDILNRSLFDQIFNENRIDGVIHFAAKKAVGESVEKPLLYYKNNVSGLVSLLEAMVEHQVPNLVFSSSCTVYGQPDTLPVTEESPTKPANSPYGNTKQIGEEIIRDVVDAKVGLKSIALRYFNPIGAHPSSEIGELPLGVPSNLVPFITQTAAGQRDSLTVFGSNYDTPDGTCIRDYIHVMDLADAHVQSLKHLDSIEDLSHYDFVNIGTGIGSTVLEVIESFEKSSGESLNYSLGPRRPGDVEEIYAQVDKSIILLEWKTKHSLDDALRDSWNWQKKLSGI from the coding sequence ATGAAAAACATTCTGGTCACCGGAGGAGCCGGGTATATTGGCTCACACGTCATCGTTCGACTCCATGAAGAAGGTTATAACCCAATAATTCTTGATGATTTTTCAAATTCTGAAAAGTCGGTTTTAAACGGGCTTCACAAAATTACCGGTAAGAATTTCAAGTTGTACGAAGGAGATATACTCAATAGATCACTCTTCGACCAGATTTTCAATGAAAACAGAATTGATGGTGTAATTCATTTTGCCGCAAAAAAGGCAGTCGGTGAATCAGTAGAAAAGCCACTACTTTACTACAAAAATAATGTCTCTGGTTTAGTGAGTCTACTAGAAGCAATGGTCGAACACCAAGTGCCTAATCTAGTTTTTTCATCGTCCTGTACAGTATATGGTCAGCCAGATACACTTCCTGTCACAGAGGAGTCTCCAACAAAGCCTGCCAATTCCCCATATGGAAACACAAAGCAAATAGGTGAAGAGATTATCCGAGATGTTGTCGATGCTAAAGTTGGTTTAAAATCTATAGCACTGAGGTACTTTAATCCCATAGGTGCTCACCCATCAAGTGAAATTGGTGAACTGCCCTTAGGAGTGCCTAGTAATTTGGTTCCATTTATTACCCAGACTGCTGCAGGCCAAAGAGACTCGCTTACTGTGTTTGGTAGCAATTATGACACACCCGATGGAACTTGCATAAGAGATTATATCCATGTCATGGATTTAGCGGATGCCCACGTACAATCATTAAAACACCTTGATTCTATTGAAGATTTAAGCCATTATGACTTTGTTAACATTGGAACCGGAATAGGGAGCACAGTTTTGGAGGTCATAGAATCATTCGAAAAGTCCTCAGGTGAGTCACTGAACTACTCTTTAGGACCAAGAAGACCTGGGGATGTTGAAGAAATTTATGCTCAAGTAGATAAGTCTATTATCCTTTTAGAATGGAAAACGAAGCACTCATTAGATGATGCGTTGAGGGATTCATGGAACTGGCAAAAAAAGTTATCTGGTATTTAA
- a CDS encoding UDP-glucose dehydrogenase family protein, which translates to MKITIVGTGYVGLVTGTCFSEVGIDVTCVDIDQKKIDGLKEGVMPIYEPGLETMVLKNVEKGRLNFSTSLKESIQDSEAVFIAVGTPPGEDGSADLKYVLAVAKEVGEYMNDYIVVVTKSTVPVGTAQRVKNTVSQALADRNSELSFDVASNPEFLKEGAAIQDFLKPDRIVVGVETERAQKIMEKLYKPFLLNGHPTIFMDVPSAEMTKYAANSMLATKISFMNDIANLCEIMGADVNMVRKGIGSDSRIGTKFIYPGVGYGGSCFPKDVKALIKTAEENGYQMRVLKSVEDVNNDQKSVLVNKVKSHFGNDLSGMTFAVWGLSFKPKTDDMREAPSIVIINQLLGLGAQIKAFDPVAMEEAHRDLGDTITYTKDEYEALVDADALLLVTEWPEFRIPNFTVVSKLLKNKIIFDGRNVYDQNEMKELGYTYFGIGLN; encoded by the coding sequence ATGAAAATTACGATAGTAGGAACAGGATACGTAGGATTAGTCACAGGAACGTGTTTTTCGGAAGTAGGAATAGATGTTACTTGCGTGGACATCGACCAGAAAAAGATAGATGGCCTTAAAGAAGGTGTCATGCCGATCTATGAGCCCGGATTAGAGACAATGGTTTTGAAAAACGTTGAGAAAGGTAGACTCAATTTCTCGACAAGCCTCAAAGAAAGTATTCAAGATTCTGAAGCTGTTTTTATTGCCGTTGGTACACCTCCCGGAGAAGATGGCAGCGCTGATTTAAAGTATGTTTTGGCAGTAGCCAAAGAAGTTGGGGAGTACATGAACGACTACATTGTAGTGGTTACAAAGAGTACCGTGCCCGTAGGAACTGCCCAAAGAGTAAAAAACACTGTTTCTCAAGCTCTAGCTGATAGAAACTCCGAACTCTCTTTTGATGTGGCTTCTAATCCGGAGTTTTTAAAAGAAGGTGCCGCTATCCAAGACTTTCTTAAACCTGACCGCATTGTGGTAGGTGTTGAGACCGAAAGGGCTCAAAAAATTATGGAGAAACTCTACAAGCCATTTTTACTCAATGGACACCCAACGATATTTATGGATGTACCTTCAGCAGAAATGACCAAGTATGCTGCAAACTCAATGTTGGCAACTAAGATTAGCTTTATGAACGACATTGCCAATCTCTGCGAGATTATGGGAGCAGATGTTAATATGGTTCGTAAAGGCATTGGCAGTGACTCACGAATAGGAACAAAATTTATTTACCCTGGCGTAGGGTACGGAGGTTCATGTTTTCCAAAAGATGTAAAGGCCTTAATTAAAACTGCAGAGGAAAATGGATATCAAATGCGTGTTCTGAAGTCTGTAGAAGATGTTAATAATGACCAAAAATCCGTTCTAGTCAATAAAGTTAAGAGTCACTTTGGAAATGACTTGAGCGGTATGACTTTCGCAGTTTGGGGACTTTCATTCAAGCCTAAGACAGATGACATGAGAGAAGCCCCATCAATTGTAATCATCAATCAACTGCTGGGATTAGGTGCCCAAATAAAGGCATTTGACCCAGTCGCGATGGAAGAAGCTCATAGAGATTTAGGTGATACAATAACTTATACTAAAGATGAGTATGAAGCACTCGTGGATGCGGATGCATTGCTCCTTGTCACTGAGTGGCCAGAATTCCGAATTCCGAATTTTACTGTGGTAAGTAAGCTTCTCAAGAATAAAATCATTTTCGATGGACGAAATGTTTATGACCAGAATGAAATGAAGGAGCTTGGTTATACTTACTTTGGCATTGGATTGAACTAG
- a CDS encoding UDP-glucuronic acid decarboxylase family protein yields MKERVLITGAAGFLGSHLCDRFVNEGFEVIGMDNLITGSLDNIAHLMPLENFEFHHHDVSNFVHVSGKLDYILHFASPASPIDYLKIPIQTLKVGSLGTHNLLGLARVKKARMLIASTSEVYGDPLVHPQVEEYYGNVNPVGPRGVYDEAKRFQEAITMAYHTYHKLETRIVRIFNTYGPRMRLNDGRVLPAFIGQALRGEDLTVFGDGSQTRSFCYVDDQVEGIFRLLMSDYPYPVNIGNPDEITISQFAEEIIKLTGTDQKVIYKPLPKDDPMQRQPDTSKAKKILGWDAKVDRKVGLKITYEYFKSLPEEKLHKTEHKNFSSFIK; encoded by the coding sequence ATGAAAGAAAGAGTGCTGATTACTGGTGCGGCAGGTTTCTTGGGCTCTCATCTATGCGATCGATTCGTCAATGAGGGTTTTGAAGTGATAGGCATGGACAACCTAATAACAGGTAGTCTAGACAATATTGCGCATTTGATGCCTCTTGAAAACTTTGAATTTCACCATCATGATGTGTCTAATTTTGTTCATGTCTCTGGAAAACTTGACTATATCTTACATTTTGCCTCCCCGGCAAGCCCAATAGACTACCTCAAAATACCCATCCAGACTTTAAAGGTTGGCTCATTGGGTACTCATAACTTGTTAGGTCTAGCTAGGGTGAAAAAGGCAAGGATGCTTATCGCTTCGACTTCAGAGGTTTATGGGGACCCATTAGTGCATCCACAGGTGGAAGAGTACTACGGTAACGTCAATCCAGTTGGACCTAGAGGAGTTTATGACGAAGCGAAAAGATTCCAGGAAGCCATTACTATGGCCTACCACACTTATCATAAATTAGAGACGAGAATAGTACGGATTTTCAATACTTACGGCCCAAGGATGAGGTTAAATGACGGACGTGTTTTACCTGCATTTATAGGTCAGGCCCTCAGAGGAGAAGACCTTACGGTATTTGGAGATGGTAGTCAGACTAGATCTTTCTGCTATGTAGATGATCAGGTAGAAGGAATTTTCAGACTGTTGATGTCCGATTATCCTTATCCGGTCAATATTGGTAACCCTGATGAGATCACCATCTCCCAGTTTGCAGAGGAAATAATAAAGCTTACTGGCACCGATCAAAAAGTAATCTACAAACCACTACCTAAGGATGATCCAATGCAGCGTCAACCAGATACTTCCAAAGCAAAGAAAATACTTGGCTGGGATGCCAAAGTCGATCGCAAGGTAGGGTTAAAGATCACATACGAATATTTCAAATCACTACCTGAAGAGAAGTTGCACAAAACTGAGCACAAAAATTTTTCTTCATTTATCAAGTAG